The sequence ATCAATCCTGACTGAGGATTGCTTGTCTCCTATCTGTAAAActtatttaaaacattataATCTTATAATACGTAAATTAAAGGAAACGTATATTTTGTGTGATTAATTTTCATGTTTTGGTCATTGTTTGAACCGTTTAGCTGGAACGGTTTCAATATACAAAACTTTTACCAAAtagttaaaaaaacatGGCCCTCGGTATACTAGCTTCATTGAACAGCATTTACAAGAATATACTAATATAACCATAAATACACACACCTACACATTACAAGCTAACGGTGACAATGAGTGCCAAACTGGATTCGATCCTCTTTGAGACACTTTATATAGAGGGACTAAGATGACCTCTCCCCATCTCCGAAGTCAAGAACTTCAAACCACCATCCACGACGACCAAACAAACACATATGAACATTCTAAACACacgaatatatatatatatatatatatatatataacgTAGTTCACAAGTTCGTCATAACCCTATGTAAAGAATTACATTAAATTCGTAACTTTTTCGAGATTGAGGGACAGATCGGTTTGATCCACAACCGTTGTTTCACAGTGAAAACGCCGTGTGGAAGCGATAGAGTTCCGAAATAGGGAAAGGGAATGGGCGATGTTTGTCTATCTCGAGAAACTTCCTAAAGAGGAAAAATCGCAAATTTCATGTAAACAAAAGGAAAGAGAAGTGTGTAACCAGctactaaaaataaataaataaacagATATTTACGTATTTCCAGGTTTCAATGTGTTGGGGGAGCCAATGTATTGACAAGGGTGACATTTTCTAGTCCGGGAGTAGAGGAGCAACATAGTCAGTATCGGAATAGATATAAACCATTGGCAAAAGTCCATCCATCGAAGGGTTTTCTATTTAAGCGATACACTTGCTTCTTTGGGCTTTGGAAGCTAGAAAGTGAGGAATCGTATCAATACATGATTGAAAACCAACACCAAGATAAGTTATATATCCAACGGTCTGttacaattattttttactCTTTTctcaaaattaatttgaaatagtGTTTCTCGTTTGCTTAGTTTACAAATAGgcttttctttcttttgaaCTCAACAGCCACTTTTACGCATGGAGCCAGGTTTGATACAGAGTGACGACCCACGCACACCATGCAGGTCTCCTGTACCCAATGAAGGCAATAGTACTTCCAATTATGAGACTCCCATCACACAGAGACCTAGATCGCGGTCGGTCCATTATCAACACAGCTCaaggaagaagaaacaaCCGAGGTTTGGTCTGTATACGCTTGGACAAACTTTGGGGGAAGGCGAATTTGGTAAAGTTAAATTGGGATATATAAACAATGATAATATCGACACGTTGAATAGCAGCGGAAGTAAACTTGGAAATTATTCGCATATGCCTAAACAAGTTGCCATCAAGCTGATAAGACGTGATACCCTTTCTGCTTCGAAAGAGagtgaaattaaattatatagagAGATAAATGCTTTGAAAATGTTGACTCATCCAAATATAGTCAAACTGGAAGAAGTGTTgcaaaattcaaaatacaTTGGAATAGTATTAGAATACGCATCCGGAGGAGAGttttacaaatatattaaatttaaaaaaagattaaaagaATCTAAAGCCTGCACCATATTTGCACAATTAATAAGCGGCGTATCTTATATCCATTCGAAAGGTTTAGTCCACAGagatttaaaattagagAATCTTTTGCTGGACAAGGCTGGAAATCTGTTAATCACCGATTTTGGATTTGTGAATGAAGTCACTAAGACAAATAAATTGATGCATACGCCATGCGGTTCTCCATGCTATGCTGCGCCTGAACTTGTCACATCTGTTGAGCCGTACAATGCAAGGAAAGCAGATATTTGGTCATGTGGGGTAATACTGTATGCCATGTTAGCGGGATATTTACCATGGGATGACGatccaaaaaatataaatggaACCGACATTGtcaaattatataaatatattgaaaaccAACCATTGAAGTTTCCGGAATATATCAACATGGTTCCACGGGACCTCTTGAGAAGAATGCTGGAGATTGATCCAGCGAAGAGGATGAGCATGAAACATATATTACAGCATGCATGGATTACACCTCATCAAGTATTCCTTTCGGTCACTACGGAAGAATGGGATAGAAGTTtcattgttaaaaaatCCAATCCTTCTACACCATCGAGTGACCGCACCGCACCTACTCAAAACAGATTATCTAGATACACTtgcagcaacaacaacagttCAATGAGCATCCGAAACCACAGGGCCCCTAGGCCTCACTCGACGACGTTTTTGGATATCAAGAGAGACTCATTGATAATCGACTCAACCTTATTCAACATGCCCTTGCCTCCCAAAGAATCTCAATTCAACGCTACAAGCAACAGTTCCAAGACTAGTCTAAGTAGCAACACCAGTGTCCCTACCACAACGTGCAGTGCGATCAGTAGCAGTGGAAATGCATCTAGCAACAAACATTCCCATCATACACGGACTAACAGTGCTGCATCCATTGCATTACAAGCGGTGGTGAACAGTGACAGAGAAAATCATATATTGAAAGACATCACAAACACTATCCACGACACTGGAACCGTACAGAACAGTAAGAAAACGGCCAGAAAGTACAGACCAATGTCTTACCATCCTGACATGTCAACGTTGACCGAATACTCCAAGCATTACTTAGCGGATAAAATATACGCGCAGAGAGAAGATAGCATTGACGAGGAGGCACAAACAACAGAGTCTACGAATAATACAGAGGACATAGAGAATACCAATCCAAAGATCAGCACAGTCATGGAATATCCAACAAGGCCATTGAACAACCGTCAAAACACGAGCCGAACCCC comes from Tetrapisispora phaffii CBS 4417 chromosome 4, complete genome and encodes:
- the TPHA0D01140 gene encoding uncharacterized protein (similar to Saccharomyces cerevisiae KIN4 (YOR233W) and YPL141C; ancestral locus Anc_8.654), whose protein sequence is MEPGLIQSDDPRTPCRSPVPNEGNSTSNYETPITQRPRSRSVHYQHSSRKKKQPRFGLYTLGQTLGEGEFGKVKLGYINNDNIDTLNSSGSKLGNYSHMPKQVAIKLIRRDTLSASKESEIKLYREINALKMLTHPNIVKLEEVLQNSKYIGIVLEYASGGEFYKYIKFKKRLKESKACTIFAQLISGVSYIHSKGLVHRDLKLENLLLDKAGNLLITDFGFVNEVTKTNKLMHTPCGSPCYAAPELVTSVEPYNARKADIWSCGVILYAMLAGYLPWDDDPKNINGTDIVKLYKYIENQPLKFPEYINMVPRDLLRRMLEIDPAKRMSMKHILQHAWITPHQVFLSVTTEEWDRSFIVKKSNPSTPSSDRTAPTQNRLSRYTCSNNNSSMSIRNHRAPRPHSTTFLDIKRDSLIIDSTLFNMPLPPKESQFNATSNSSKTSLSSNTSVPTTTCSAISSSGNASSNKHSHHTRTNSAASIALQAVVNSDRENHILKDITNTIHDTGTVQNSKKTARKYRPMSYHPDMSTLTEYSKHYLADKIYAQREDSIDEEAQTTESTNNTEDIENTNPKISTVMEYPTRPLNNRQNTSRTPLTHHGGTDAGRSTTKKLFDFIKRRSIRI